In Lemur catta isolate mLemCat1 chromosome 18, mLemCat1.pri, whole genome shotgun sequence, a genomic segment contains:
- the CALML5 gene encoding calmodulin-like protein 5: MAESLSEEQVAEFKEVFKRVDKDGDGKIDAKELGEAMQALGKDLSEEDLKGFIKSVDSDGDGAISFPEFLAALGERAKGLGSEQDLRAAFRAFDLDGDGHISVDELRQAMAQLGLQLSQEELDALVSEADVNQDGQVDFEEFARVLSQK, encoded by the coding sequence ATGGCGGAGTCGCTGTCTGAGGAGCAGGTGGCCGAGTTCAAGGAGGTTTTCAAGCGGGTCGACAAGGACGGGGATGGCAAAATCGACGCCAAGGAGCTGGGCGAGGCGATGCAGGCCCTGGGCAAGGACCTGTCGGAGGAGGATCTGAAGGGCTTCATCAAGAGCGTGGACAGCGACGGCGACGGGGCCATCAGCTTCCCCGAGTTCCTGGCAGCGCTGGGCGAGAGGGCGAAGGGCTTGGGCAGCGAGCAGGACCTGCGGGCCGCCTTCCGCGCCTTCGACCTGGACGGGGACGGCCACATCAGCGTGGACGAGCTCCGGCAGGCCATGGCgcagctggggctgcagctgTCGCAGGAGGAGCTGGACGCCCTGGTCAGCGAGGCCGACGTGAACCAGGACGGGCAGGTGGACTTCGAGGAGTTCGCGCGCGTCCTCAGCCAGAAGTGA